The Mobula hypostoma chromosome 9, sMobHyp1.1, whole genome shotgun sequence genomic sequence ctctactgtgaattccTGCTTGGAAAATTAATCTCTGGAGTAGTTCATGGTGACATTttgatattttaataataaattttctttgaacttataAGTTTTGCTTCTAGCGCCACGATAGCTTTACAATTCTGATAAACAGGTCACACACAGAAGCGTACCATCTGAAATGTTTAAAGGTATACATAGCAGGCCCGCCACTATCTGAATGGAGAAGTGGGAGGTTGAGAGACACAAGTAGCTCCGGAGTCTGGGTGACGTGTTTGACAGAATAGTCACAAACACGATTTACACTCCAGCCAGATATTCAGTCTTCCTAcatcaggtgtgtgtgtgtgtgtgtgtgtggggggggggggggggctcagaGCGACAACGTGTCTGCCCTCACGATTCCTCCTTAAGCCCTGGAAAGTTGTTTTCAGagtggagggaggaagagagcggatgagtgtgtgtgtgtgtgtgtgtgtgtgtgtgtgtgtgtgtgtgtgtttacgtACACGCAAGAGAGAGAGATCCCCGGCTACTGGGTGGACGACACATTCGGCAGGCTTCAGACAGATCATGTCGCGTTTCCGCTAGCTCGCTCACCTTGACGTTGgcagaagagagggagggaggagggataaggagagagagagagagagagagagagagaagtgcaATCTGAGTCACACTTAGCTCTGCACGGCACGGTTGGCGCACACTCACCCTGTGTGTGCTGGAGAAAGTGACCTCGGGAAATCGGAAGGCACGGGCCACGCCGCGAAAGGGAAAGGACAAAAGGATTTCGTTCCATATTCCTCTGTCTTCCTGCCCTCCTACCTGTGATCACTCGGAACTTCCGCAACACCTGAACGACGCTGCCGGAGAGGAAGAAGGGAGAGGTCAGAGGTAGGATTTCCTACGAGCCGAGGGAAACTTTACAGCGGCACCATTTCGCCGGCGATCTTTCTCAACTTCGCAACTCCTGAGGGAGCGGGGAGCCCCATGGAGATCGGGGTGGAGGAACCGGTTGCCGAAAGGTTTTAAGGTCTGCGCTCGGGGCTTACGTGGCACTGCAGTTTGCTCTGGGTTGCATTTTATGTGTTTACGTGTGCGTGCGCATGGGGTTGAATCAATTCTTCTCTGCCCCTGCAGGTGAATTCACTCCTCGCTCGTCGCTGTTTCCTGCGAGAGCTTGGGCTTGACTCTCTGGCCGACTATTAACTGTTCCGGTTTCCCGTGTAATGGGGAACCAAGTGGAGAGACTTACGCACTTGAGCTACGACGAAGTTCCCACGGCTGACCCGGCCGGCGGTGACCGGGAGGAGCCGGGACCGCGCATCGGGGTCTCCTACATCTTCTCGGTGGACGAGGACGATTTGGAGGAGCCGGTGGCGAGCGAAACGCGAACGGGAGAGATCGAGGAGAGCAGTTACGATGCGCGCAACGAAGTAGAGTGTTCGGTCTACTACAGGGACCAGTGCATCTACGAAAAGAGGGGCAATATCGGCAAGAGCGAGGAAGGCGGAGGGGCCGACCTGTCTACGCAGCCCCCCGAGACACTGCTTAATAAATGCAAACCCGGCGACCTGGTGGAATTCGTGGCAAAGAACCAGTGCCCGCACTGGGCCGTTTACGTCGGCGACTTCCAAGTGGTGCATCTGCACAAAGCGGAGATCAAGAACGATTTCTTGACCgacgcaagccagggcaggagGGGCCGACTGGTTAACCACCTGTACAAGTTCAAAGCCCGGCCTCCGGAGAGCGTGGTGCAATGCGCCTTGCAGCAGGTGGGACTCAAGGAGGTCCAGCTGATCTGGAGGAACTCGGAGTGCTTCGCCGCCTGGTGCCGGTGCGGCAGGAGAGAGTTTAAGGCAGGGGGCGAACTGAGAATCGGTAAGCAGCCTTACCGCTTGAAGATCCACCTGAGCGACAAGGTGAGTCACACGCTGGAATTCCagagtctggaggacctgatcGCCGAGAGGAGGAGGAGCGACCAACTCGGTAAAGTGGCCCTGATGCAAGAACTAGCTACACATCTGCAGACGGAGGAGCAGCACAGTACTGAACTTGACGCTCAATGAAAGCGGGTTTAAAAGCCAGCCATTCTCACCGAACATTAAGAGGGCGCAGGATAATGCGTCTGGTAGTTACATTCCATTACCACCCCAGGGGAAACTGACATTAAATTCTTGGGCAAGTCAGGATGGAGAAAGATTTGGTTTCCTGGGTCTTGGGTGCTTGCTGTTAACTTGGCTACCGCCCACACGAGTTGCAAAACGGGGTTAAAAGTCGTTCTGCACCCGAACTGAAACGTAAAAAAAGACACAATCGTCCTTCAAGCAGCCAGTTCGCCagttctttccctccctccctttctaccGCCCAAGCGGCGAGGTGCTTTCTGAGACCGGGAACAGACTCATCTCCAATCAGGGAAGGCTGCCGGGGTCAATGGAGCTTTCAACCTGTAGAGAAAAGTTTAACGAACTCAATGAATGACTTTTATGCTAATAGCATTAAGTTGATCGGGAGATGGGTCGAGGTTATAAAATGGAAGACGGGTAAACACTTGAGAAGACTGAACAATGATCTTAATAATCGCAGGGAGAAGTGATTCAGTGAACTGCATCATTCGCCAAATACACTCTCTCCTGTGCTTTTTGAAACATAGAGACTTTTTATATGGTTGATTTGAGAAATAGTACTCAATAGATTTTATTTTCTTAAATTTGATTTAAAAGCCACTACTGATCTAGGCTGGTTTCTAGTGTTTCTGCTATCACGGAGAGAATGTCCATAACTCTTGCATATCTTTATTGAAATTGAATTAAATATTTTTATAATGATATTTTTGAATTAACGTGCACTGTTATGCACAACTTTTTTTCACCTGCCTTAATGTTGGTGTGCATAACATGTTAGCATTTAGAAAGGTTCTAAACATTTAGAGAATACACAGACTATGTATTGATTATGTCTTAATGAGCACTTGTGTTAACAGCGAAACCATGTATTAAAAACGATGAATTACATGGTTTTTCTCGTGAGAATCTTTATATTGCAGCACTTTAAAGGGTAGAAGTCAATTGTCAGGAAACTTTCTATAACTCACTACCTCTCCTTGAAGTGGTGTCTGACCATTACTTAACACAATAAGGTGCCAGGCTCATGAAGATACTTATAACAGTGGCAAGGGGGGCACAGGGGGTATCCCTCCctgcatatacactcagtggccacctgcaCACCAGCTTGTTAGTACAAATATTacatcagctaatcatgtggcagtgactcaatgcataaaagcatgtaagtgtggtcaagaggttcagtttttgttcagaccgaacagaatggagaagaaatgtgatctaaatgacgttgactgtggaatgactgttggtaccagatggggtggtttgagtatctcagaaactgctgattcctgggattttcactcatagcgatctctagagtttatggagaattgtgtgaaaaaaataaaagcatgcagtgagTGACAGTTTTGTGAGTGAAAGTAGCTTGTCAatgagagtggccagactggttcaagctgacaggaagttcagagtaactcaaataactacacattacaacagtggtgagcatCTCTAaaagcacaacacgtcaaaccttgaagtggatgagcgacagcagctgaagaccatgaAGATATACCCAGTGGACACCAATaagagtgtccactgagtgtataatgtgCACCTGCCCCTCCAAAACCAATAAAATTCAATTTCTGAACCTGTTGTGTAATAAAATACTTGAATGCTCCTGATAGAATAAAAATCTTGCTTCAGCAGTGGTTTCCTTTGTTATGGTATAAAAAATTATTAGCCGGATCAGTGAGACATTTGAAAAATGAATCAAAAATATAGCCACCTCTTGTTATGACCAGTAATTGT encodes the following:
- the LOC134351813 gene encoding protein LRATD2-like, which produces MGNQVERLTHLSYDEVPTADPAGGDREEPGPRIGVSYIFSVDEDDLEEPVASETRTGEIEESSYDARNEVECSVYYRDQCIYEKRGNIGKSEEGGGADLSTQPPETLLNKCKPGDLVEFVAKNQCPHWAVYVGDFQVVHLHKAEIKNDFLTDASQGRRGRLVNHLYKFKARPPESVVQCALQQVGLKEVQLIWRNSECFAAWCRCGRREFKAGGELRIGKQPYRLKIHLSDKVSHTLEFQSLEDLIAERRRSDQLGKVALMQELATHLQTEEQHSTELDAQ